One window of the Salvelinus fontinalis isolate EN_2023a chromosome 2, ASM2944872v1, whole genome shotgun sequence genome contains the following:
- the LOC129823950 gene encoding EEIG family member 2-like produces the protein MEASRRLVARLHTITVLGKHFWTHNFSVSLLLDELGNVPQVTGLIFCKVRLLDGSFTEESPRVEVLHNSVQWGKMFEFECQTAVNSLSGVLDDCMCRLSVRKDTKGGRSYQKVGYVDLNLSEYAGSGYVTRHCLLEGYMNKDNKLDNSLLKVGLHMQLLQGDPCFRVPTQHSLPNGTLSSENVEQPRESTSSHSESGSSEDTLRTLRRQLVMKGGLLLDAMPSQNPEAQERARVVSQLTRVGNTRVDAQDVVEHLCLESLGSVFEIPPPMEEAGLALFVGQDGTTTLGVTHIQNR, from the exons ATGGAGGCTAGTAGGCGGTTGGTAGCTCGCCTGCATACCATCACGGTGCTCGGGAAACACTTCTGGACGCACAACTTCTCCGTCTCCCTACTCTTGGATGAGCTGGGCAATGTGCCACAAGTCACAGGGTTGATTTTCTGCAAAGTTCGCTTGCTTGATGGCTCCTTTACTGAGGAATCTCCAAG AGTGGAAGTCCTGCACAACTCGGTGCAATGGGGAAAGATGTTTGAATTTGAGTGCCAAACTGCAGTCAACAGCTTGTCTGGAGTCCTGGATGACTGCATGTGTAGACTGTCAGTTCGCAAG GACACAAAGGGAGGAAGGTCATACCAAAAG GTGGGTTATGTCGACCTCAAcctgtctgagtatgcaggctcTGGGTATGTGACCCGTCACTGCCTCCTAGAGGGATATATGAACAAGGACAACAAGCTGGACAACTCCCTTCTCAAG GTGGGCCTACATATGCAGCTGCTCCAGGGAGACCCATGTTTCAGAGT TCCTACCCAGCATTCACTACCAAATGGAACTTTATCATCTGAGAATGTCGAGCAGCCCAGAGAAAGCACCTCCAGTCACTCTGAGTCTG GTTCATCAGAGGACACCCTGAGAACCCTGAGAAGGCAGCTGGTGATGAAGGGGGGGCTGCTGCTTGATGCCATGCCCAGTCAGAACCCAGAGGCACAGGAGAGGGCCAGAGTTGTCAGTCAGTTGACTCGGGTCGGGAACACACGGGTGGATGCCCAGGATGTGGTTGAACATCTCTGTCTAGAGAGCTTGGGCTCAGTATTTGAGATCCCTCCTCCCATGGAAG AAGCTGGACTTGCACTCTTTGTTGGTCAGGATGGCACCACAACCCTTGGTGTCACTCATATACAGAACAGGTAG
- the LOC129823944 gene encoding protein PET100 homolog, mitochondrial has translation MGVKIEVFRMMLYLSFPVTMFWISNQAEYFEEYIVKRKREIFPPDEKMHRKELEDFKERMRDRKERRLLKRMALEEAEKE, from the exons ATGGGGGTGAAAATCGAGGTGTTTCGT ATGATGCTGTATTTGTCCTTCCCTGTAACCATGTTCTGGATCTCCAACCAAGCAgaatactttgaagaatatattgTGAAGAGAAAG AGGGAGATTTTCCCCCCCGATGAGAAgatgcat AGGAAAGAGCTGGAAGACTTCAAAGAGCGGATGCGAGACCGCAAGGAGCGGCGGCTACTGAAACGGATGGCCTTGGAGGAGGCTGAGAAGGAGTGA